A segment of the Bufo bufo chromosome 5, aBufBuf1.1, whole genome shotgun sequence genome:
GTTCGCTCTATTTCGAGGAACAATTATTAGTAATGAACAGTATATAAATAAATGGAGTATCCAGGAGGGAAGACATTTATTAAAAATGAGCACTATATACATAACATAAGTAAACACAATTTCTTTTGGATCAATaatgatttttacatttttacagtaTTTCTTTATTGGAACCATTTCCGAGACATGGTTGAAATACATTCTCGAATGGCTAATTTTATAGATATATTTCTTTTTCGTGTACTACCAATACAAATTGCACAACAGAAGAGTGCAAGTCAAATGTATTATTGATCAATAATAACGAGACACATAGAGGCAAACAATATATTAAACTCCACAATATTCAACAGGATATCTACACGATCTGTACAAAAGTCTCTCCTCATAAATaaatcacaataaaaataaaaaataaacgagATAAAGGTCAAgtagattttagatttttttttctcacttcaaAATAAACCAAATACTCTCAGATTTAGAGTTCAAGATGTGACAGGATGGAACTTGAAACAGTCAGAGGTTTTGGCACGTCAGCCCAGAGAAGATCAGACACCGGTTCTTGTTTCATCGTTTCTCTCTGGATGAAAAGCAAAGCCACTTTTTTTGGCATTTAATGCTATAATCCACCCTGTGGTAGCTTACAACTTTTACATATATTAATATACATATAATAATTATTTAGGAACTAGAGTAGAAGGAATAGTAGCCTAGGCCTTTGGAGGCATCTTTATAGTCTTTGCTGGCAATGTCCTCACACTTTATTGGTGGAGAATTTTCATTGCTTGAAGTGCTAGCAGACAATCGTCTTCTTTTGCAGGCTCCTGTATAAACGCCAGAGTCGTTGGAGTCTAGAGACTTTATTGAAGGAGGTGTTTCCACCCAAGACGAGCTCATTTCTTCCTTGACTTTGTCTTTAGTTAGAATGTCTTCAGAAAATCCTGAAGGACTTGACCTTGAGGACCAAGGCAGACCTGTGCTCATTTTCCTCTGATATGGAGAACTTCTGCTACCCCAACTTGTCATAGAGGCAAATGCAGCATCTGGATAATATGCCATGGGATGTGAGGTTTGGATAGGTAGGGACTTTATGCCATAGGTTAGAAGGGAACTAGAAGAATAGTCTGTGTCATAGGGACCCATGTCCAATTTGTTAGTCCCAGCTTGTTGAACTGGGGTCACAAACCACCTTTGGGGGTGAGCGCTGGGCACTTCTTCATTGGCCTGTGGTGAAAGGAGACCATTGGTCTGGGGTACAGTCCTTTCCCCGCTGTAGTACCTGGTGGGGGGCAGGTTGTTGACAAATTGCTCCTGGAAGAAAGGCTGGACGCTGTAGCGGGCCCCGGGCACTATCTGGTGGGATCTAGGAGAATCCGCAGGAGATGGAGTTAATCGGTCATTTTCTGAAGCCGTGTACATGCTACAAAAAGAATAAGAGCCAAATGTGACTATGACATGATCACCTACTGTATAGGGTCCAGCTACACATTTACCAAGGTGCTAAGACATACATTATGTGGTGAAAGATGCCTAAAGTGCAGCTGACTTTTAGATGTCCTAAGAAGAAAGCTGCATGGTCTGACAAAATAATTGCAAGTTACTTACGAGTCATAGTTGTCTCTGAAGCCTTTTGCAAATGGGTTGTGATCAATCTTCAGTTGTGTAATCTATAGAGGAGATAGTATAAGACGTTATTTGTCGCACTATACATGGTGTAAtggatatacaatatatatatacacgtgtcTTACATCAGTATTCTGGTAGGCTGTAACTGCAATAAACTGAGTTTCCGGGAACGTGAAAGTCTGGGTCTTAGCAGAGTCATTCAGGTCTTCTACTCCATCTTCACTTACTTCTACTATATGAAGACGGGGTTGGTACTTATGTAGAGACTGCAGGACTATCATCTAATAAAACAGAAACAGCTTAAATTACACGGAGTGAAATAAATTTAAGAAGAATTATATAAGGAAACAATAAGACAGTATAAACCTACAGATTGGATAAATAGGCAGCCAGTGGATTGTAGATGTTGGTAGACATCTAGTAAAGTCCTAGTAGGGGGTGGACAGGGATGCTaaatatgggggtctgacagtACTGGTAGGATACGTACTATTAGAGAGTAATAGGTGCTGGTAGAGAACCCTGGTGGAGAGTGAGTTGTGCTGTGGAGCTGGCAGGTGGAGAACCCTGGTGGAGAGTGAGTGGTGGTGTGGAGCTGACAGGTAGAGAACCCTGGTGAAGAGTGGTGGTGTGGAGCTGGTAGGTGGAGAGTGTTGGTAGAGAACCCTGGTGAACAGTGAGTGGTGGTGTGGAGCTGGCAGGTGGAGAACCCTGGTGGAGAGTGAGTGGTGGTGTGGAGCTGGCAGGTGGAGAACCCTGGTGGAGAGTGAGTGGTGGTGTGGAGCTGACAGGTAGAGAACCCTGGTGAAGAGTGGTGGTGTGGAGCTGGTAGGTGGAGAGTGTTGGTAGAGAACCCTGGTGGACAGTGAGTGGTGGTGTGGAGCTGGCAGGTGGAGAACCCTGGTGGAGAGTGGTGGTGTGGAGGTGGTAGGTGACGATCGCTGGTAGAGAACCCTGGTGGGGAATGAGTGGTGGTGTGGAAAAGGCAGGTGGAGAACCATGACAGAGAATGGGTAGTAGTAGAGATCGCTGTTATCCCTGGGTATAGACTGAATAAAGCAGCAGGTAGAAGAAATTGCTGGTAAGGAGTAAAGCTAGAGGATGAAGTAGCCACAGACCTCACATGCTGGGGAGAGATTATAGAGTTCAGGGACAGGGTGTAGCAATGGTGGCAGGTAGGCATAAAAAGTCATTAAAGTGTGAAGTGGGAGTTCAATCACAAGTGCAAATGTGATGAAGTTATTGTACTGTATCAAAAGAAGTTCACAGACACCAACACAATGTGACAAGCATCAAACATTTGAAAAGTCGGTGGTATCTGACTGTCTATCGATTATCTATCTGTATTTCCCTCAGTCTTTCAATCATCTTCTGCCGGATATACCGCGGGCTGTGGTCGCAGTCACACCACATCTCCATGGTATGGTTTATTCCTCTTACCTGAGTATTGTTATTATTGGCTCCTTTGTTGTTGGTGAGTTTCAGTTTGCCAAAGGAGATCTCCTGTCTCATCCAGTGCGCCCCAGTATTGGGAGACTCGGGGTGCACGTACACCTTGTTACCTGGAGTCAGAAAGGAACATGTTGGTGAGAGGGCACAGTGCACCAGGGCTCATCCTGGCAGCGGTGTAGACCTGCTATATGACTGGGATTACATGCTTCATTTTATATTAGCTCTTGGCTTTCAGTATTCTAAACCTACAAATAATTAAAACACGGAAGAGTCACTTCATAATGATAGAACAAtcactatctagtatctatctatctatctatctatctatctatctatctatctagtatctatctagtatctatctagtatctatctatctatctagtatctatctatctatctatctatctatctatccagtatctatctatcctccATATATCCAAAATCTGTGTATCaatataattatctatctatctatattctatctaattatctatctatccatctctgaTCTATGTCTGTCATTCGGtctatctttctattatctatcgaTCTGTTATTTATCTATGTATGTAAATTGTACCCGTGTATCTGTCTAGATAGATGAATGaatgaatatatataaatatgaaacAGGTACAatttagatagatatgatatagatatatgctaggtaaataaataaatagaaggtATAAATCTATAAATAGACAGAcaaatagattagatagataaatgTATAGATGGCAGAGTTGATAGATGAATAGCTAGATAGATGGACCATAAgagatatataattatatagataGGAGATCAATAATTACATAGATAATTTTGCGGATAGATATGATAGACATAATTAGAAAGGAGATCGATAGATGCATTATAGGTCATAGCTTCTTGTCATCCATGAGATTTAGATCCGAATCTGTGACCCGCACTCACCCTGCATGTTGTTGTCCGCTTTGCCACACGTCACCCATTTGCCCCCTTGAAATCGCCAGTGATTTGGATCTGCCAGAACCACCTCTACGAACACATTGTAATGGGAGGTGGGGTTCAGTCCAGTAATGTTAAAGCTCAGGAAAGGAAACATCCTCCTGGAATGAAATCGATATATTAGTTGTGGTGGCACATGCCCAGGCCCCAGCAGTCAGTGCCCTAATTGTCATACAGGGAACATGAATCATTCATCAGTTTCCACACAATCAGATGTGGGCATAGCAATGGCATAGTATTAGTCAGAGTGCCCGCCAGCAGAGTAACATTGTGCCATTACTTTCCCACTGTGAGTAAGTTTGTGCACTTACCTGCCCTGCTTGGTGATGATCATCTCAGTCTGGTGCCGGTGAAACTTGAGCCACAGGGGGCGATTACAGAGGTAGATCTGTGCCCGCATCCCCGCCCCACTGCCCGGCAGCCCCAAGGCACTCAGCCCGCTGGCCGAGCCTGCAGCAGGGTAGGGGCTGTACATGGTGCCAGGCGCCTGGCTGTACTGGTAACCAGTGGAGTACTGGGGACGAGAGGGGCACACGGGAGGGGAGAAGCCTGCGGggggcagcatgctgctgtatgggTGGTACCTGGCGGCCCCTCCGGCTGGGTACACTGCGCTGTGCTGTGGTGGGGCATAGGGGAAGATGGAGCAGGGGGAGCCCAGCTCTGCCCCTGTCTGCTGGCTCTGCTGCCCCTGAGAGGGCAGGTAGTAgcgctcagcctggagagagttgTCCAGGTAGCGTGGGACTGAGGTGGGGGGCGCAGAGCTCAGGTCTTCTTCTCCAACCGGGGAGCCCTTCCTCCCCGGGTCCGATAAGGTTTTGGTGGCTTGGAAGCCCTCAGTGGCCTCGCTGAGCATTGTACTACCAGGGGTGGTAGAGCTGCCAGAATCTCTGGGGCTGTCCAGGTGAAGGCCTCTGGAGGAGAACTTCTGCTGCTGGCTTTTATGCTGTCCCACACTAAAGTCCAAGCCTGGGCTCTGAGCGGCGCTGTTGGGGTCCCCAGGCAGAGGGTAGAAAGTGTGAGGCAGGTTAGGAGCAGAGCTGGTCAGGATCTGCTCTCCTAGCTGCATCCTCTGGCTGGATaaaccttcttcttcttcttcaaacTCTGCTGAGCTGGGCTGATGCTGAGACCATGAAGGGCAGACCCTTACTCAGGAAGGGGCTCTCCGACAAGTGCTGGGAGGGCTTCACCAGATAACAGTGTCCTTTCAGTTTACTGTGTGATCCATAGGTGTCCCGCTTGAGGTGGctggtggtggtgatgatgatgatgatagagGAACAGCCCCCAGAAGTCATTCACGGGTCTCCTCTCAGTGAAATGTGTCAACCAGCAGCCTCTGTGACTTTTATATGGTCGTCGTCTTCACACCTCCATTAGGGCTAATGATTCCAGGGAGGGGCTTGCTGCCTCTTTCATGACAGAGCTCGGAGAAGGACAGAAGATAAGCCCCCTCCTCTACCCTCTGCCTCTGGATTATTGGTTGCTTTCTGTGACACTAATTTAATTAGACAATTCCTAATTGGAACATGTCACCTGTGCCTCCCTCACTGGCTACTTAGCGGCGAAGATCAAATGTATTTGTGCCAATTATTAGCCAAAATGTCCTCAACCAGAAAGGTTGGGGGGTCAACTTTAATGTAAGCTGCTCTACATAACCTGCTATGAAGGATCATGAAAGATCATGAGGGCCTTGTCAAGTCAAAGTGGGGACATGCAGAGCAGATTGCTGTGTGTGCaatgcaatatacagtatatatatatatatcccgatACTCCAGCGCACAGATGTATTCATGGCTTTATTTTTCTGTGTAAGTACAATGTAAATGTCTTCATATCTGACGATTTCTGTGCAATATGCGACAACAATCCAAACCAATTGTCATCCAATAATGGGTAactgtgatgtagtaaaatatacCTGGCCTTAGTTCTTACAGGACACTATACCACCTTATGGCTTCCTGACCCGAAACAATGGATCAGTACAAGGAAGACTGGGAAGAATTGTCACTAACAGTAAACAGATACGGAGTCAGCACAAGTCCTAGCCACCTGCTGTCTCCTTGCAACtagttatctattatctatctatctatcttttctttctttctttctttctttctttctttctttctatatATAAACACCTGCACAAATAAACTACAGCATAGTATGTATATTTGGAGGAAAAGCTAAATGACAAATTTAATTCATGTTGTCTTGTCTCACTGATAAAGAGAATAACACTAttattcatatctatctatccttctatctatctatctatctatcatctatttatccatccttctatctatctatctatctatctatctatctatccttctatctatctatctatctatctatctatctatctatctatctatccttctatctatctatctatctatctatctatctatctatctatctatctatctatctatctatccttctatcattttatctatctatccttctatctatctatctatctatctatctatctatctatctatctatctatctatccatccttctatctatctatccatccttctatctatctatctatctatctatctatctatctatctatctatctatctatccatccttcTATCCATCCTTCTAtccatccttctatctatctatctatctatctatctatctatctatctatctatctatctatctatctcatatctatctatctcatatctatctatctatctatctatctatctatctatctatctatctatctatctatctatctatctatctcatatctatctatctatctcctatatattatctatctatctatctcatatatatctatctacctatctatctatctatctatctatctatctcatatatatctatctacctatctatctatctatctatctatctatctcatatctatctatctatctatctatctatctatctatctatctatctatctatctatctatctatctatctcttacatACTATCTGCAGAGCACATTTTCCGCTGTGATGTTCAGCAGCTTGGAGGCATCTTCTCTATTTAGAGGCAATGTTTGCGCATCTTTCGTGTCTTAATAAGCTGACAATTCTCAGGCTCCATGACCTGtgctggtgatgatgatgatgaggagcctCCTGGAATCCTGGATGCTATTGGCTCAATCAGAAATCTTCACATTTTCGCTCTGATAATCTCACTTTTTGTATAGCTGATAACATGGAGCACTTGAGGGAATCACACCAAGCTTCTGGAGCCAAGAACATCCGGGAAAGCAGGCAGCCTGTGCCAGGGAGGTGGGCAGCAGCTGGAGTATCAGGGTTCTTATTGTTTGGGGAGCACCAGGAGAAGGTTCCTTCCCAGACTTTCAGGTGACAGTGGCCATCACATAGGACCATCTGGCAGCCTCCTTCACTGCTTCTTCTCATTCTCCAGTAGATAGATATTTCATGGAGGCTAGCAGGAATCCTGGCCAGGAGGGGAATTCATTCAGTTCTCAGCTTACTTGGGAGTTGTGTTGGTGGCACTCCAGGGCACCTGATAGAAGTGCCAGCTCCTGGGTTGGAGAGATGATGAGATGTGGAGACCAGAAGGAGTGACGGCTTTACATTACTGTCAGCAATAGATATAAAACACATCGAATATAACACAATGCAAAATAAGATATATTCTAATAAATATATGTAGTAGACATGTATTAAATTGTATGGAAATACTGGCTGTTCTAAGCTATATATTATAGATATTTACAATGCAATTAGGAGTATGCCTACATTTAGATTGCAAGCTCTGTGGTCAAGGCAGTTTATCTTTTAATAATCGCCACGGTTTATTACTCCTAGAATTAATTCACAATGAAATACATTTAAACTAATCGCAGGTTTCCCTAAATCAGATTAGACACGAGCCATAAGGACTCAGCCTACTGGTCCTGGGGAGATGCCAGCCCCCCAATCATCTCTGCATGGACTGGACCCAGTGTCCCCTTTCATCATCAGCAGGGCTGGAAATATCGATGAGAAGCACACTGTGCGGTAATGATGCCGCATAATTCGTTTTTATTATACTGACAAGGGCAATATTGCATAAGGTAGAATACACACAGAGCTGTACATGACTCTAAATGCCGCGGATGTGTGCCGCTGTCACACGGAGACTATAGAGGGAAGAAGCGCTGGAGATGAGCTGGACAAACAACCGCAACCTCTGAACAACCCCTAGAAATGAAGAATTCTAATAATAATTCTCATTCTGCGCTATCTGTGCGGCAACGCATCGAATTAATCAGCGGCCTGAATAAAACGCTTctgctctcacagccagagaatccGTTTGAGAGAATTTAAGATAATATAGAAATGGGTTTAAATATTATCGAAATAAATCTGCAAGTAGTAAAGCAGGATGTCATTGTAGGAGCCTGGTGTCCGCCGGCCATGTCTGCAAGTGGTGGGACACCACAGCAAAAGAATACATGGAGTGAAATGAActatctatattatctatctatttatctatattctgtctatatattatctatctatttatttatctatattctgtctatatattatctatctatttatctatattctatctatattctatctatatattatctatctatttatttatctatattctgtctatatattatctatctatttatctatattctatctatctattaatatatctatatatctatctatttatctatattctGTCTATATAttaatctatctatttatctatattctatctatctattaatataTCTATATTCTACCTCTCTATTAtctttttatttatctatctatattctatctatctatctatctatctatctatctatctatctatctatccatttctcTATGTATTTATCTgctattttctttctttctttctttctttctttctttctttctttctttctttctttctttctttctttctttctttctttctttctttctttctttctctatgTATTTAATCTTAAGGCTCAGATGATGATAGCACTGTAGTGGTGACTATAGTACAACATATTGGCTTGTAGTCAGTATGCTGCAGTCTCCCATCAGCGGTGCCGCAGACCAGTGTGATGTGTGTGATTACAGCGCTGTCACCTGCTCATCACCGTTTTCTAcagggttaggcctctttcacactacagtattttgcgttcagtatactggacgttttttgagttcagtatacggaacagatactgaaccattcatttcaatggttcagcaaaaaatactgaagtgtctccgtgtgcattccgtttcagtatttcagtatttccgtgccgtggaaagatagaacatgtcctatgtttgtccgcaaatcacggtccgtggctccattaaagtcaatgggtccgcaaaaaaacggaatgcatacggaaggcatccgtatgtcatccgttttttgcggatccgtcattaacaaatgctaggcccagcccactgtggccatgtgtttcttgttgccaaactttggctgagcacaaatacaggtggcttccgtttttgatccgtgaaaaacggaccgtatacgggaaccatacggaaaccatactgaaaggtttttgcggacatactgaacggaaacggagacacaacggaacccaaaaacgggacaacggatccgtgaaaaacggaacgcaaaacactgaaatggac
Coding sequences within it:
- the EOMES gene encoding eomesodermin homolog isoform X2, translating into MQLGEQILTSSAPNLPHTFYPLPGDPNSAAQSPGLDFSVGQHKSQQQKFSSRGLHLDSPRDSGSSTTPGSTMLSEATEGFQATKTLSDPGRKGSPVGEEDLSSAPPTSVPRYLDNSLQAERYYLPSQGQQSQQTGAELGSPCSIFPYAPPQHSAVYPAGGAARYHPYSSMLPPAGFSPPVCPSRPQYSTGYQYSQAPGTMYSPYPAAGSASGLSALGLPGSGAGMRAQIYLCNRPLWLKFHRHQTEMIITKQGRRMFPFLSFNITGLNPTSHYNVFVEVVLADPNHWRFQGGKWVTCGKADNNMQGNKVYVHPESPNTGAHWMRQEISFGKLKLTNNKGANNNNTQMIVLQSLHKYQPRLHIVEVSEDGVEDLNDSAKTQTFTFPETQFIAVTAYQNTDITQLKIDHNPFAKGFRDNYDSSHQIVPGARYSVQPFFQEQFVNNLPPTRYYSGERTVPQTNGLLSPQANEEVPSAHPQRWFVTPVQQAGTNKLDMGPYDTDYSSSSLLTYGIKSLPIQTSHPMAYYPDAAFASMTSWGSRSSPYQRKMSTGLPWSSRSSPSGFSEDILTKDKVKEEMSSSWVETPPSIKSLDSNDSGVYTGACKRRRLSASTSSNENSPPIKCEDIASKDYKDASKGLGYYSFYSSS
- the EOMES gene encoding eomesodermin homolog isoform X1; translation: MQLGEQILTSSAPNLPHTFYPLPGDPNSAAQSPGLDFSVGQHKSQQQKFSSRGLHLDSPRDSGSSTTPGSTMLSEATEGFQATKTLSDPGRKGSPVGEEDLSSAPPTSVPRYLDNSLQAERYYLPSQGQQSQQTGAELGSPCSIFPYAPPQHSAVYPAGGAARYHPYSSMLPPAGFSPPVCPSRPQYSTGYQYSQAPGTMYSPYPAAGSASGLSALGLPGSGAGMRAQIYLCNRPLWLKFHRHQTEMIITKQGRRMFPFLSFNITGLNPTSHYNVFVEVVLADPNHWRFQGGKWVTCGKADNNMQGNKVYVHPESPNTGAHWMRQEISFGKLKLTNNKGANNNNTQMIVLQSLHKYQPRLHIVEVSEDGVEDLNDSAKTQTFTFPETQFIAVTAYQNTDITQLKIDHNPFAKGFRDNYDSMYTASENDRLTPSPADSPRSHQIVPGARYSVQPFFQEQFVNNLPPTRYYSGERTVPQTNGLLSPQANEEVPSAHPQRWFVTPVQQAGTNKLDMGPYDTDYSSSSLLTYGIKSLPIQTSHPMAYYPDAAFASMTSWGSRSSPYQRKMSTGLPWSSRSSPSGFSEDILTKDKVKEEMSSSWVETPPSIKSLDSNDSGVYTGACKRRRLSASTSSNENSPPIKCEDIASKDYKDASKGLGYYSFYSSS